The Corallococcus exiguus genome has a segment encoding these proteins:
- a CDS encoding GON domain-containing protein, with translation MNFQKPSVIPHLPRRARPLTWSLLALAAAGCGASDSASPGTLAERPQALTERPTRCLDIRTAQPGAPDGDYVLYVAGDPSASWTVYCHDMAGTPAEYLTLTRTDADSNFSRYTAGGSSPGTDVLTHFTRLRIDPATLRVDTADQTFASSTGALTHSPDTVTAMPYGVAMACGGGQGQGNVDLRGTPFTVEAQAFSVGGANGAGAAVSSEDGQVVTLSGGGICGWVGPQGSYNPFNQHGGLLQLHYRGENFPATCQDVQAAHPGAPDGEYALFVNKDPLKRWTAWCQDMAGTPREYLSLVHTEEGANYSQYTSGGNSPGTDVRTRFTRVRLNPVTLAVDTGDHSFSTSSGSLKHVNRELVTAMTYAAAMGCSRTGMANVDLRGTPFSVPTGNIGRAGPSSESSWWAFHDNNQVVEMRGYGGCGWVGPQGSYNPFNKNGALLPLAYTVPQP, from the coding sequence ATGAATTTCCAGAAGCCTTCCGTCATCCCCCACCTCCCCCGCCGCGCGCGGCCCCTGACCTGGAGCCTCCTGGCGCTCGCCGCCGCCGGCTGTGGCGCCAGCGACAGCGCCAGCCCCGGCACCCTGGCGGAGCGCCCCCAGGCCCTCACCGAGCGGCCCACCCGCTGTCTGGACATCCGCACCGCCCAGCCCGGAGCGCCGGACGGCGACTACGTGCTGTATGTGGCGGGTGACCCCAGCGCGTCCTGGACCGTGTACTGCCACGACATGGCCGGCACGCCCGCCGAGTACCTCACGCTCACGCGCACGGACGCCGACTCCAACTTCTCGCGGTACACCGCCGGCGGCTCCTCCCCCGGCACCGACGTGCTCACCCACTTCACCCGGCTGCGCATCGACCCCGCGACCCTGCGCGTGGACACGGCGGATCAGACCTTCGCCTCCTCCACGGGCGCGCTGACGCACTCGCCGGACACCGTCACCGCGATGCCCTACGGCGTGGCCATGGCGTGCGGCGGCGGACAGGGCCAGGGCAACGTCGACCTCCGGGGCACCCCCTTCACGGTGGAGGCGCAGGCGTTCAGCGTGGGCGGAGCGAACGGGGCCGGCGCCGCCGTCTCCAGCGAGGACGGCCAGGTCGTCACGCTGTCCGGTGGCGGCATCTGCGGCTGGGTGGGCCCGCAGGGCAGCTACAATCCCTTCAACCAGCATGGCGGCCTGCTCCAGCTCCACTACCGCGGTGAGAACTTCCCCGCGACGTGCCAGGACGTCCAGGCGGCCCACCCCGGTGCGCCGGACGGCGAGTACGCGCTGTTCGTGAACAAGGACCCGCTGAAGCGCTGGACGGCCTGGTGCCAGGACATGGCCGGCACGCCCAGGGAGTACCTCTCCCTGGTGCACACGGAGGAGGGCGCCAACTACTCGCAGTACACGTCGGGAGGGAACTCGCCGGGCACCGACGTGCGGACCCGGTTCACGCGCGTCAGGCTGAACCCCGTCACCCTCGCCGTGGACACCGGGGACCACTCCTTCTCGACGTCCAGCGGCTCCCTCAAGCACGTCAACAGGGAGCTTGTGACGGCCATGACCTACGCGGCCGCCATGGGGTGCAGCCGCACGGGCATGGCCAACGTGGACCTGCGAGGCACGCCGTTCTCCGTGCCCACCGGCAACATCGGCCGGGCCGGCCCCTCCAGCGAGTCCTCGTGGTGGGCCTTCCACGACAACAACCAGGTGGTGGAGATGCGCGGCTACGGAGGCTGCGGCTGGGTGGGCCCGCAGGGCAGCTACAACCCCTTCAACAAGAACGGCGCCCTGCTGCCCCTGGCGTACACCGTGCCGCAGCCGTAG